A single Arachidicoccus sp. BS20 DNA region contains:
- a CDS encoding glycoside hydrolase family 130 protein: MQKSVLSLISLCLFFQCAFAQQSLPSWCLGPFVRPDNVNPVITPDSAEFFDPMSESVINWEVSDVFNPAAVVKDGKINILYRAEDNSAVGIGSRTSRIGLAETTDGIHLKRHKKPVLFPADDNEKEHEWRGGCEDPRVAVTEDGTYLMLYTQWNRKVPRLAAALSKDLVHWKKYGPVFRTALNGKYYNMATKSASILTKAVNGKLEITKINGKYRMYWGEQHVYAATSDDLVNWTPLENADGSLKELASPRKGYFDSQLTECGPPAVLTDKGIVLLYNGKNAAGEQGDKHYTAGAYCAGQILFDAKEPTKILERLDQPFFKPEAEFEKSGQYPAGTVFVEGLVLYHHKLFLYYGCADSRVAVAVSSVNQSILDR; encoded by the coding sequence ATGCAGAAGAGCGTTCTCAGTCTTATTTCATTGTGCTTGTTTTTTCAATGCGCGTTTGCACAGCAATCATTGCCGTCTTGGTGTCTCGGACCCTTTGTGCGTCCTGATAATGTTAATCCGGTTATTACGCCTGATTCTGCTGAATTTTTCGACCCGATGTCAGAAAGTGTTATCAATTGGGAAGTGAGCGACGTGTTTAATCCCGCAGCAGTAGTTAAAGACGGAAAGATAAACATTTTGTATCGCGCAGAAGATAACAGTGCAGTCGGCATCGGCAGTCGCACATCAAGAATCGGTTTAGCCGAAACAACCGACGGCATACATTTGAAACGCCATAAAAAGCCTGTATTATTCCCCGCTGATGATAATGAAAAAGAGCACGAATGGCGCGGCGGTTGCGAAGACCCGCGAGTTGCTGTTACAGAAGACGGAACTTACCTGATGCTTTATACGCAATGGAACAGAAAAGTGCCGCGCCTTGCTGCAGCTTTATCGAAAGACTTAGTTCATTGGAAAAAATACGGTCCCGTATTTCGTACTGCGCTCAACGGCAAGTATTATAATATGGCTACAAAATCTGCATCGATTCTTACAAAAGCAGTTAACGGAAAATTAGAGATAACAAAAATCAACGGGAAATACCGGATGTATTGGGGCGAACAACACGTTTATGCCGCAACTTCGGATGACTTGGTAAACTGGACTCCTTTGGAAAATGCAGACGGCAGTTTGAAAGAATTGGCTTCCCCGCGAAAAGGTTATTTTGACAGTCAGCTTACGGAGTGCGGTCCGCCGGCGGTTCTAACGGATAAAGGAATTGTACTGCTGTACAACGGAAAAAATGCAGCAGGCGAACAAGGCGATAAGCATTATACGGCAGGCGCATATTGTGCAGGACAAATATTGTTCGACGCAAAAGAGCCGACTAAAATATTAGAACGCCTTGACCAACCGTTTTTCAAGCCTGAAGCTGAATTTGAAAAAAGCGGGCAATATCCAGCAGGAACTGTTTTTGTGGAAGGTCTTGTTTTGTATCATCACAAGTTGTTTTTGTATTATGGCTGCGCCGATTCAAGAGTGGCAGTGGCTGTCTCTTCGGTTAATCAAAGCATATTGGACAGATAA
- a CDS encoding SusC/RagA family TonB-linked outer membrane protein yields the protein MKKLIFFTLFLGSCFAGLAQQTVRGFVRDSAGPLRDVTVIEKANPKNGVNTDKNGFFTITVNSDTLSVSFVGYETKQVITKGTSLLNIVLDKTNSSLNDVIVVGFGTTKRVTNTGSVASINAEEIRRIPTSSVQNTLAGRLPGFFAQQRSGQPGKDASDYFIRGVSSLNSAGNQPLIIVDGIEYTYEQLAQINVNEIESISILKDASTTAIYGIKGANGVLIVTTRRGKLGHPSFNLIQETGVQTPVRTPKFLNAYNTAKLVNEAYTNDGLVAPFNQSDFDAFQNGDDPYGHPDIDWYKAIMKPYSTQSNSNLDISGGTASVKYFVSGGVFSQNGQVRDFSTNEDGVNTNYFYRRYTVRSNLDIQVTHNFSLRLDLTARFGDINQPYNQNVTSDIYDFTKYHPYSAPFLNPNGSYAYAYDTQDQLPTINALLATGGYSRQRRTDYNSLVQFNEKLDFLVKGLSLTGRVAYAGIEQNTLNLARPYAFPPSYHFDPRDSSYTLNTGVSSGGYTLIGYRTIANTDLKDQRVNMQLYLNYKATFGNHHINSLLLWNQENYENYVIAAAPQKFRGFSYKIGYDYDQKYLVDFNVGYNGSDRFEAKKRYGFFPAIGLGWNLKKENFMKNVLSGFSLFKLRASYGVVGSDVAPGDQYLYQQVYVTGGGYSFGQSPQGRGTIYEGALGNNDVTWEKKRSLDIGLDFNAFNDKISVTADYFRDYRYDQLVTRGDIPEILGIGVSPTNVARTVNRGFDGTITYKDKIGAMNYSVGVVWSYAKNKILYEAEASPRYPWLAATGKPINQPFGYVFEGFYSQADVDDASVPKPSTAIAIQPGDLKYKDLNGDGVIDENDRQAIGHPNLPTTTLGLPINLSYKGFYINFLFQGAFDYSLALTGTAIEPFQSQFQPIHEKRWTPETAATAEFPRLTTNPTTVNSPAVYMSDFWLVNAYYIRLKTIELGYQLPNKVLPFKINNARIYFSSYNIATWSNVSKKYQQDPEVQSNTAGDAYLNQRVVTLGLQIGF from the coding sequence ATGAAGAAACTAATATTTTTTACTCTTTTTTTAGGTAGTTGTTTTGCCGGTTTGGCGCAGCAGACTGTCAGAGGATTTGTGCGGGATTCCGCCGGACCTTTGAGGGATGTAACTGTCATTGAAAAAGCTAATCCGAAGAATGGAGTCAATACCGACAAGAACGGGTTCTTTACAATTACGGTAAACAGCGATACTTTAAGTGTGAGTTTTGTCGGCTACGAGACGAAACAAGTAATAACCAAAGGAACATCGTTGCTGAATATCGTTTTGGATAAAACCAACAGTTCTTTAAACGACGTGATTGTTGTAGGTTTTGGTACAACCAAAAGAGTTACCAATACGGGTTCGGTAGCTTCCATTAATGCAGAAGAAATCAGGAGAATTCCAACATCCAGCGTACAAAATACGTTAGCAGGCAGGTTGCCCGGTTTCTTTGCCCAGCAACGTTCGGGACAGCCGGGAAAAGATGCGTCCGATTATTTTATCAGAGGTGTAAGTTCTTTAAATTCTGCCGGTAACCAACCGTTAATTATTGTGGACGGTATTGAATATACCTATGAACAGCTGGCGCAAATAAATGTAAATGAAATTGAGAGCATATCCATTCTGAAAGATGCATCTACAACTGCGATTTACGGTATTAAAGGTGCGAACGGCGTATTGATTGTAACTACGCGCAGAGGTAAATTGGGGCATCCGAGTTTTAATCTCATTCAGGAAACAGGCGTGCAGACGCCGGTAAGAACGCCTAAGTTTTTAAATGCTTATAATACTGCGAAACTGGTTAACGAAGCATACACAAACGATGGTCTTGTAGCGCCATTTAATCAAAGCGATTTTGATGCTTTTCAAAACGGAGATGACCCCTACGGACATCCGGATATTGATTGGTACAAGGCTATTATGAAACCTTATTCCACACAGTCAAATTCTAACCTGGATATTTCGGGCGGAACGGCTTCTGTTAAGTATTTCGTATCCGGAGGTGTCTTTAGCCAGAACGGTCAGGTCCGGGATTTTTCAACGAATGAAGACGGTGTGAATACCAATTATTTTTACAGAAGATATACGGTAAGGTCAAATCTCGATATACAGGTAACACACAATTTCAGCTTAAGGCTTGACCTTACGGCGCGTTTCGGCGATATCAACCAGCCGTATAATCAGAATGTAACAAGCGACATTTATGATTTTACCAAGTATCATCCTTATTCAGCGCCGTTTTTAAATCCCAATGGAAGCTACGCTTATGCGTATGATACGCAAGACCAGTTACCGACTATTAATGCATTGCTTGCAACAGGCGGTTACAGCAGACAAAGAAGAACCGATTATAATTCGCTCGTACAATTTAATGAAAAATTGGATTTCCTTGTTAAGGGGCTTTCTTTAACAGGAAGAGTTGCCTATGCGGGTATAGAACAGAATACCCTGAACCTTGCACGACCTTATGCTTTCCCACCGTCTTATCATTTCGACCCGAGGGACAGCTCGTACACGCTCAACACCGGCGTAAGCTCCGGCGGATATACACTAATCGGATACAGAACTATCGCCAATACCGATTTGAAAGACCAGCGCGTAAATATGCAGTTGTATCTGAATTATAAAGCAACGTTCGGAAACCATCATATCAATTCATTATTGCTTTGGAACCAGGAAAATTATGAGAATTATGTAATAGCAGCAGCGCCGCAAAAGTTCAGAGGGTTTTCCTATAAAATAGGATATGACTATGACCAGAAATATCTTGTGGATTTTAATGTCGGCTATAATGGTTCGGACAGGTTTGAAGCAAAGAAAAGATATGGCTTTTTTCCTGCAATCGGTTTGGGTTGGAATTTAAAGAAAGAAAATTTTATGAAAAATGTTCTTTCTGGGTTCAGCTTGTTTAAATTAAGAGCTTCTTATGGCGTTGTAGGTTCGGATGTTGCTCCGGGCGACCAGTATTTATATCAGCAGGTATATGTTACAGGCGGGGGTTACAGCTTTGGTCAATCGCCGCAAGGCAGAGGAACTATTTATGAAGGTGCTTTAGGCAATAATGATGTTACGTGGGAAAAGAAAAGAAGTTTAGATATAGGTCTTGATTTCAATGCATTTAATGATAAGATTTCCGTAACGGCAGATTATTTCAGAGACTACAGGTACGACCAATTGGTAACAAGAGGCGATATTCCTGAGATACTCGGAATAGGCGTATCGCCCACAAACGTAGCGAGAACAGTCAATCGCGGTTTCGATGGAACTATCACTTATAAAGATAAAATAGGCGCGATGAATTATAGCGTTGGAGTTGTATGGTCTTATGCGAAAAATAAAATTTTATATGAAGCCGAAGCTTCGCCAAGATATCCCTGGTTGGCTGCAACCGGAAAGCCGATAAACCAGCCGTTCGGCTATGTATTTGAAGGCTTCTATTCCCAAGCTGATGTCGATGATGCTTCTGTGCCGAAACCATCGACGGCAATAGCCATTCAGCCTGGCGATTTGAAATATAAAGATTTGAATGGCGACGGTGTAATTGATGAGAATGACAGGCAGGCAATCGGTCATCCTAATTTACCGACTACAACATTGGGGCTTCCGATTAATTTAAGCTACAAAGGATTTTATATCAATTTCCTTTTTCAGGGTGCGTTTGATTACAGTTTAGCGCTTACGGGCACTGCGATAGAACCGTTCCAAAGCCAGTTTCAGCCAATCCACGAAAAAAGATGGACGCCTGAGACTGCGGCTACTGCTGAATTTCCAAGATTGACGACCAATCCTACAACGGTAAATAGCCCTGCCGTGTATATGTCTGACTTTTGGTTGGTAAACGCATATTACATAAGGTTAAAAACAATCGAGTTAGGCTATCAGTTACCCAATAAAGTATTGCCTTTTAAAATTAATAATGCAAGAATATATTTCAGCTCTTACAACATTGCAACATGGAGTAATGTTTCAAAAAAATATCAGCAAGACCCGGAAGTGCAATCCAATACAGCAGGCGATGCGTATCTTAACCAGCGTGTGGTAACTTTAGGGCTGCAAATCGGATTCTGA
- a CDS encoding RICIN domain-containing protein, producing MTRIAFFLCCISVLWFGNTERVQAAVAVKNQLPEEVTDVDTAYAVYLIQNGMHKNFMQVAGNILYNEKYSDGSKIVLNKTEYYKDKIAGWQQWYVIYNKTEDGKKYYYIRNVFSGKLLKAPDNGTQLQQYFKSDSLADEELWQIKRVGATGKFYIINKKTNLALSSSDASADNIPVVLKTIKNNENQLWSFMPQSAVTYRDDEVVKFFNRNNKALGSVAFDEGMSIPLSYGANKGKVLWVTQDAWDGESLQLNNKFKCTDYFHYRNSVMIQPSVDDWNPNHTLNIIREGSLQHRPKQICDVMPHSEFAWPSAGVEIRNHVYLQCGEGDGLIFKRQSLYDLTESEGHLWKVKRTVPEGLKNDSLINYAAGMVKQNDGYVYVFGTMGKDFGYKLNVYVARFPVGKPQLWTFWNGSSWTSTPVPEDSARVAAGLGTASIAYVHHKYVMITMDQGFNCEEERNIYAAVSDSPTGPFGARKKVYSICEYMYGSYARYYTVAVHPEFDNGHNELLVTYCLNFSGCGVKDCKDGYLDPYFYRVKGIRIPYSQIGL from the coding sequence ATGACAAGAATAGCTTTTTTCTTATGCTGTATATCGGTTTTGTGGTTTGGTAATACGGAAAGAGTACAAGCCGCCGTTGCTGTAAAGAATCAGTTACCGGAAGAAGTTACAGACGTAGATACAGCTTATGCGGTTTACTTAATTCAAAACGGCATGCATAAAAATTTTATGCAGGTTGCAGGAAATATTCTTTATAACGAAAAATATAGTGATGGCAGTAAAATAGTTCTGAATAAAACTGAATATTATAAAGATAAAATTGCAGGATGGCAGCAATGGTATGTGATTTACAATAAAACGGAAGATGGTAAAAAATATTATTACATCCGAAATGTTTTTAGTGGTAAGTTGCTGAAAGCACCTGATAACGGAACACAATTGCAACAATATTTCAAGTCAGATTCGTTGGCAGATGAAGAACTCTGGCAAATTAAACGTGTTGGCGCTACCGGTAAATTTTATATCATCAATAAAAAAACAAACCTTGCACTGAGTAGTTCCGATGCTTCGGCTGATAATATTCCTGTGGTTCTCAAAACGATAAAAAATAACGAAAACCAATTATGGTCATTTATGCCCCAATCTGCAGTTACTTATCGTGATGACGAAGTCGTAAAATTTTTCAACCGCAATAATAAAGCGCTCGGTTCAGTCGCATTTGACGAAGGAATGTCTATTCCTTTAAGCTACGGAGCGAACAAGGGAAAAGTGTTGTGGGTAACGCAGGATGCATGGGACGGCGAATCATTGCAGCTTAATAATAAATTTAAGTGTACCGATTATTTTCATTACAGAAACTCCGTGATGATACAACCTTCGGTGGATGATTGGAATCCCAATCACACGTTAAACATAATTCGTGAAGGCAGTCTGCAACATCGCCCCAAACAGATATGCGACGTGATGCCCCATTCGGAATTTGCATGGCCTTCAGCCGGCGTTGAAATAAGAAATCATGTATATCTGCAATGTGGGGAAGGAGACGGGCTGATATTTAAAAGACAGTCTTTGTATGATTTGACCGAGAGCGAAGGTCATTTATGGAAAGTGAAACGAACTGTTCCCGAAGGTTTGAAAAACGACTCTTTGATTAATTATGCAGCAGGAATGGTCAAACAAAATGACGGGTATGTCTATGTCTTCGGCACTATGGGAAAAGATTTTGGATATAAACTGAATGTGTACGTAGCGCGGTTCCCTGTTGGAAAGCCGCAATTATGGACATTTTGGAACGGGTCTTCGTGGACTTCGACACCTGTACCGGAAGATTCGGCAAGAGTAGCTGCCGGGCTGGGAACTGCTTCAATAGCGTATGTGCATCACAAATATGTAATGATAACAATGGATCAGGGGTTTAACTGCGAAGAAGAAAGAAATATTTATGCTGCCGTTTCCGACAGCCCGACAGGACCTTTCGGTGCACGCAAAAAGGTTTATTCTATTTGTGAATATATGTATGGCAGCTATGCAAGATATTATACTGTTGCGGTTCATCCTGAATTTGATAATGGTCACAATGAATTGTTGGTTACCTATTGTTTGAATTTTTCCGGCTGCGGCGTAAAGGATTGTAAAGATGGTTATTTAGACCCGTATTTTTATCGTGTAAAAGGAATACGGATTCCTTACTCTCAAATCGGTTTGTAA
- a CDS encoding DUF5005 domain-containing protein has protein sequence MKRISLYILILSAASCSLKNEYGIAPYHRPVDTASNNDSTVDIRNDTTILKQIQNTGQWDASVQAYEDLQYDAYLTRYSGWNGGDGNYSHVINDTTTLWTFQDSFIGTIDNTRNRDPALNKFVRNAAALQYNKSLQSFVQLNQGTLNNSKTWLMYDNLESNDTKELYWAGDGHVVNGKFQLLLGHLVYNNSGGLDHPGTDLAVFSIPDMALEQVIKNKVNGDISYDAGIFDDDDGYTYIYGNTQNFLAYDLHIARAPDHDLTANWQFLTANGWADNPDNYTVLEDAQTLPNIIKKNNKYYMISQGAVYGHQIYLWESNSPTGPFTNRRTIYYIPDFSWGVTYNTTLHQSLSTQGELVIAYNTNPNDFAANFNAPGSADLYRPHFVRLYNWE, from the coding sequence ATGAAAAGAATAAGTCTGTATATTCTCATATTATCAGCTGCGTCTTGCAGCCTCAAAAATGAATATGGCATTGCACCATATCACAGACCCGTTGATACGGCTTCAAACAACGATTCAACTGTTGATATTCGTAACGATACTACCATATTAAAGCAGATACAAAATACAGGTCAATGGGATGCTTCTGTGCAGGCTTATGAAGATTTGCAATACGATGCATATCTGACACGTTATTCCGGCTGGAACGGCGGCGACGGTAATTATTCCCATGTTATTAATGATACTACTACGCTGTGGACTTTTCAGGACAGCTTTATCGGTACCATAGATAATACGCGTAATCGCGACCCGGCTTTGAACAAGTTTGTAAGAAATGCAGCCGCTTTGCAGTATAACAAATCCCTTCAAAGTTTTGTTCAGTTAAATCAGGGAACGCTCAATAACAGTAAGACTTGGCTCATGTACGACAATCTGGAATCCAACGATACCAAAGAGCTTTACTGGGCGGGAGACGGACACGTCGTGAACGGAAAGTTTCAGCTTTTACTGGGGCATTTGGTATATAATAATTCCGGCGGCTTAGACCATCCGGGTACGGATTTGGCTGTTTTCAGCATTCCCGATATGGCTTTGGAGCAGGTAATAAAAAATAAAGTAAACGGCGATATAAGCTATGATGCAGGTATTTTTGATGACGACGACGGCTATACCTACATTTACGGAAACACTCAGAATTTTTTAGCTTACGATTTACACATTGCTCGTGCGCCTGATCATGACTTAACTGCCAATTGGCAATTTCTTACGGCTAACGGCTGGGCAGATAATCCCGATAATTATACGGTGTTGGAAGATGCGCAAACGCTGCCCAATATCATCAAGAAAAACAATAAATATTATATGATTAGTCAGGGAGCTGTGTACGGACATCAGATTTATCTTTGGGAGTCCAACAGTCCGACAGGTCCGTTTACAAACAGAAGAACCATCTATTACATTCCCGATTTTAGTTGGGGCGTTACCTACAATACTACGCTTCATCAATCACTGTCCACGCAAGGCGAATTAGTGATTGCGTATAATACCAATCCCAACGATTTCGCGGCAAACTTTAATGCGCCCGGCAGCGCCGACCTCTACAGACCGCATTTTGTAAGATTATATAATTGGGAATAA
- a CDS encoding GH92 family glycosyl hydrolase: MVSILKKRKFFLIFYIYGLISFKAGAQNTDYAKKVNTLIGTEAGGNTYPGATYPFGMVQFTRPYFSTLQGFGINQLSGAGCDHMGNFPVLPLNGRLNVSPDDIVHLRTTISKESGTAGYYKATVNDNILAELTVTKRTGMAKFSYPANSENGTVIIGGGVASTPTTASAVVITSPHSCEGYSYGGSFCGISTPYKVYFAAEFDADAINFGTWKDKKITDSASFVEGAHSGLYFVFNLNKTHVIKYKIGVSYVSVSNAKENLRKENAGWNFESVKNNAQSEWNKYLSEIEVKDKDSIHVQQFYTHLYHALIHPNICNDVNGEYMGADDKIHTTVPAHSQYTSFSNWDTYRTQIQLLSMLEPDIASDVVSSLKDFAEQSGGGFPRWVLANVETGIMQGDPTSVLVANAYAFGARNYDTKSLLNIMRHGAEDSTAHSQKELTRPGLKQYLEKGFYNASIQLEYNSADFAVSRFASDACDDPYVSAWYESRAQGWKHLYNPERKWLQSRNADGSWKRYDEDWREATYKNYFWMVPFNLKALIDTIGGQKVAEQRLDELFTRLDANYGQDWFAAGNEPDFQIPWIYNWAGAPYKTQQVVNRIIKEEYFDKPDGLPGNDDLGTMGAFYVFSCLGIYPEIPGVGGFSINSPFFSSAVIHLKSGDVKITGGNEDKPFIRKMKIDGKEYNSTWLPLNLIKNGCDINFELGGKPDKAWGTSVPPPSFN; this comes from the coding sequence ATGGTAAGTATTTTGAAGAAGAGGAAATTTTTTCTGATATTTTATATATACGGTCTTATAAGTTTTAAAGCAGGCGCGCAAAACACAGATTATGCGAAAAAGGTCAATACGCTTATCGGAACGGAAGCCGGCGGAAATACTTATCCCGGTGCTACTTATCCGTTTGGGATGGTGCAGTTTACGAGACCTTATTTTTCAACATTGCAGGGTTTTGGCATTAATCAGTTGAGCGGCGCGGGCTGCGACCACATGGGTAATTTTCCGGTTCTTCCTTTAAACGGAAGGCTGAATGTTTCGCCCGATGATATTGTTCATCTCAGAACAACTATTTCAAAAGAATCGGGAACAGCGGGTTATTATAAAGCAACCGTCAATGATAACATATTGGCGGAACTGACTGTTACCAAGCGCACGGGCATGGCAAAATTTTCCTATCCTGCAAACAGCGAAAATGGAACGGTCATTATCGGCGGTGGCGTTGCATCTACGCCCACAACAGCTTCTGCCGTTGTTATTACAAGCCCGCATTCATGCGAGGGTTATTCGTACGGCGGTTCTTTCTGCGGTATATCAACGCCGTATAAAGTTTATTTCGCTGCGGAGTTTGATGCAGATGCCATCAACTTCGGTACATGGAAAGATAAAAAAATAACGGATAGCGCTTCTTTTGTCGAAGGCGCACATTCGGGACTTTATTTTGTGTTTAACCTAAACAAGACACACGTTATCAAATACAAAATAGGCGTGTCTTATGTTTCCGTAAGTAATGCAAAGGAAAATCTTCGCAAGGAAAACGCAGGATGGAATTTTGAATCAGTAAAGAACAACGCACAAAGCGAATGGAACAAATATTTATCCGAGATAGAAGTGAAAGATAAAGACAGCATTCACGTACAACAATTTTATACGCACTTATATCACGCATTAATTCATCCGAATATTTGTAACGATGTAAATGGCGAGTACATGGGCGCGGATGATAAAATTCATACAACAGTTCCTGCACATTCACAATATACTTCTTTCAGTAATTGGGACACTTACAGAACACAAATACAATTGCTCAGTATGCTCGAACCGGATATTGCTTCGGATGTAGTTTCTTCTTTAAAAGATTTTGCAGAACAATCGGGCGGCGGCTTCCCGCGTTGGGTGTTGGCAAATGTTGAAACAGGCATTATGCAAGGCGACCCAACTTCCGTTCTCGTTGCAAACGCTTATGCCTTCGGTGCAAGAAACTATGATACAAAATCTTTACTCAATATTATGCGTCATGGCGCGGAAGACAGTACCGCGCATTCGCAAAAAGAATTGACGAGACCGGGACTGAAACAATATCTGGAAAAAGGATTTTATAATGCATCCATTCAATTGGAATATAACAGTGCCGATTTTGCTGTTTCGCGTTTCGCATCCGATGCATGCGACGACCCTTATGTGAGCGCATGGTACGAAAGTCGCGCACAGGGTTGGAAGCATTTGTATAATCCTGAAAGAAAATGGTTGCAATCGCGCAATGCCGACGGCAGTTGGAAACGCTATGATGAAGACTGGCGCGAAGCCACGTATAAAAATTATTTCTGGATGGTTCCTTTTAATTTAAAGGCATTAATCGATACTATTGGCGGACAGAAAGTTGCCGAACAAAGATTGGATGAATTGTTTACAAGACTGGATGCTAATTACGGACAGGATTGGTTTGCCGCAGGTAATGAACCGGATTTTCAAATACCTTGGATATACAATTGGGCAGGCGCGCCGTACAAAACACAACAAGTCGTCAACAGAATAATTAAGGAAGAATATTTCGACAAGCCCGACGGATTACCCGGCAACGACGATTTAGGAACAATGGGCGCTTTTTATGTGTTTAGTTGTTTGGGTATTTATCCTGAAATTCCGGGCGTGGGCGGTTTTTCTATTAACAGTCCGTTCTTTTCGTCGGCGGTTATTCATTTAAAGAGCGGCGATGTAAAAATTACCGGCGGCAACGAAGACAAACCGTTTATCAGAAAAATGAAAATAGACGGCAAAGAATATAATAGCACATGGCTTCCTCTGAATTTGATAAAAAACGGCTGTGACATTAACTTTGAACTTGGCGGCAAGCCCGATAAAGCTTGGGGAACTTCCGTACCTCCGCCGTCTTTTAACTAA
- a CDS encoding RagB/SusD family nutrient uptake outer membrane protein, with amino-acid sequence MLQNKYSTKKILLNSIAGILLIGLCIGFSSCAKDYEKIPLGQEQSIDLTFDSHDSAGTYAIEFLNTVYNDALFSGHNRVGGDYLDAASDDAISSYNGLSAVEQIATGAYTATQPNSDDIWTQSYKAIRAATIFIVNIDRVPIIEKLPDGRSARSAYKAEARFLRAWTYFELIRRYGGVPLLGNTVYEITDNVELPRASFQRCIDYVVSELDAAKDSLRTQPQVNSTNYGRITQGAAMALKAKVLLYAASPLFNGGNIDDGDSLTGYADYDKNRWKLAKDAAQAVINLGTYALMPNYSDVFTTQAEPIAGNTETIFWRQNGNNTSVETVNGPIGYTSAGGSGRTSPTQNLVDAFPMNNGLAITDVNSGYDEANPYTNRDPRLSATVFYNGMLWLNRAIETFDGGLDKPGGTLQQTKTAYYMRKFMGNFESVSGSPVYSNTNHDWIYLRYADVLLEYAEAANEYEGPTSDVYNVLYSLRQRAGITAGDNQSYGLQQGMNQDQMREAIRNERRIEMAFEEQRYWDIRRWKIADSLYAKPLRGMDIQQSSNGQLFYNEIQVLTPSFSSPKMYFYPIPYTEFVKDENMKQNPGW; translated from the coding sequence ATGCTTCAGAATAAATATAGCACGAAAAAAATTTTATTAAACTCAATAGCCGGAATTTTACTCATAGGCTTATGTATAGGATTTTCTTCCTGCGCCAAAGATTATGAAAAAATTCCTTTGGGTCAGGAACAGTCTATCGATTTAACTTTTGACTCCCATGATTCGGCAGGAACTTATGCTATTGAATTTCTAAATACAGTTTATAATGATGCGCTGTTTAGTGGTCACAACAGAGTTGGCGGCGATTATTTGGATGCTGCTTCGGACGATGCCATATCTTCTTACAATGGCTTGTCTGCCGTAGAGCAAATAGCAACAGGTGCTTATACGGCAACTCAGCCGAACAGTGATGATATTTGGACACAAAGCTATAAAGCTATCAGGGCAGCAACTATATTCATTGTAAATATAGATAGAGTGCCGATTATCGAAAAATTGCCCGATGGAAGGTCTGCCCGTTCGGCTTATAAAGCGGAAGCCCGTTTTCTCCGTGCATGGACATATTTTGAATTGATAAGGCGTTATGGAGGCGTTCCCTTGCTGGGCAATACTGTTTATGAAATAACGGATAATGTGGAATTACCAAGAGCGAGCTTTCAGCGATGTATTGATTACGTGGTAAGTGAATTGGATGCAGCCAAAGATAGTTTGAGAACACAACCACAGGTAAATAGCACCAACTATGGACGCATTACTCAAGGTGCTGCAATGGCTTTGAAAGCAAAAGTACTGTTATATGCCGCAAGCCCTCTTTTCAACGGCGGCAATATAGATGACGGCGATTCTCTTACGGGATATGCGGATTATGATAAAAACAGGTGGAAGCTTGCCAAAGATGCAGCCCAAGCTGTTATTAATCTGGGTACTTACGCTTTGATGCCCAATTATTCCGATGTGTTTACAACACAGGCAGAACCTATTGCCGGGAATACCGAAACAATCTTTTGGAGACAAAACGGCAATAATACTTCGGTTGAAACGGTCAACGGTCCTATAGGATATACTTCTGCGGGCGGTTCGGGAAGAACAAGCCCTACGCAAAATTTGGTAGATGCATTTCCAATGAATAACGGGCTTGCAATTACCGATGTCAATTCGGGCTATGATGAAGCTAATCCTTATACCAACAGAGACCCGCGTTTGAGCGCGACGGTCTTTTACAACGGAATGCTTTGGTTAAACCGTGCAATAGAAACTTTTGATGGTGGGCTTGATAAGCCGGGCGGAACATTACAGCAAACAAAAACCGCTTATTACATGCGCAAGTTTATGGGAAATTTTGAGAGTGTCAGCGGCAGTCCTGTTTATTCAAATACCAATCATGACTGGATATATTTAAGATATGCCGATGTTTTATTGGAATATGCCGAAGCCGCCAATGAGTATGAAGGACCAACCTCAGATGTTTATAATGTACTTTATTCTTTAAGGCAAAGAGCGGGAATTACAGCGGGAGATAATCAATCCTACGGATTGCAACAAGGAATGAATCAAGACCAGATGCGCGAAGCCATAAGAAATGAAAGAAGAATAGAAATGGCATTTGAAGAGCAGCGTTACTGGGACATCAGAAGATGGAAAATCGCCGACAGTCTGTATGCAAAGCCATTACGGGGAATGGACATACAGCAGTCAAGCAACGGACAGCTTTTTTATAATGAAATACAGGTTTTAACGCCAAGTTTCAGCAGCCCGAAAATGTATTTTTATCCGATACCATATACTGAATTTGTTAAGGATGAAAACATGAAACAGAACCCGGGATGGTAG